The Brassica oleracea var. oleracea cultivar TO1000 chromosome C6, BOL, whole genome shotgun sequence genome includes a region encoding these proteins:
- the LOC106297306 gene encoding uncharacterized protein LOC106297306: MTFVYGDPVLERRDQVWERLTRFSTTRNGPWFMIGDFNEITGHNEKEGGRQRPDSSFLPFKQMLNDCGMLEFPFTGHMLSWVGKRAGGSTVRCCLDRAVENVDWHEKFPHKNVKYMRLWGSDHRLILADILIKPMRKSKNFKFDKRWQDNEELRKQHNVNLAKLVEELKEKVKGLYANDNATTEEIAAALKELSDALKAEEMFWKQKSRVFWLREGVRNTKFFHALTKQRRARNKITQLLDANGNTVEDEEELVAISTSYFRQIFESSNPEDIEEALAQVPTTITGAMNDNLTAPVSEWEVKLALFAMHPEKAPGPDVMTALFYQKLWDIVKEDLTLMVNKFLFEGTMANRLNDTNICLIPKTTKPTKMAQFRPISLCNVSYKIISKLLCQRLKKVLPGLISETQSAFVAGRQISDNNMIAQEMFLALRTKPSGRSKRMAIKTDMSKAYDRMEWSFIEAAMRKMGFSETWIIWIMRCITSVKYKVEPRECDEVMKIVRKYGKASGQCINFDKSSLHFGKRVNATTRHEIKDALGIQNEGGMGSYLGIPEDISGSKCKLFAFLRDKLMHRVNGWTGRWLSKGGKEVLIKSILLALPTYVMSTFLLPLEICENLASAIAQFWWSSNPPKRGIHWAKWEKVCLPREEGGIGFRMIHEFNLALLGKQLWRLVQFPDSLVARVLRGRYYRLSSSLRVHSASSTSAARKLLLLGIRQKIHSGYEVRVWEDPWIPTTPARPAIPLKPVMHPNMRVNDLINQESRDWDVSLLENYVNRADIPLIRSLAISSTHRRDTFC, encoded by the exons ATGACGTTTGTTTATGGAGACCCTGTATTAGAAAGGAGAGATCAAGTTTGGGAACGTCTTACGCGTTTCTCAACAACAAGAAATGGACCATGGTTCATGATAGGGGACTTTAATGAAATTACGGGTCACAATGAGAAAGAAGGTGGGAGACAACGCCCTGATAGCTCTTTCCTTCCTTTTAAGCAGATGCTTAATGATTGTGGAATGTTAGAGTTCCCTTTCACGGGGCATATGCTCTCATGGGTAGGGAAGAGAGCAGGAGGATCGACAGTTCGATGTTGTTTAGACAGAGCGGTAGAAAATGTGGATTGGCATGAGAAGTTTCCCCATAAGAATGTCAAGTATATGAGGTTATGGGGATCAGACCATCGTCTGATTCTTGCAGACATACTCATAAAGCCAATGAGGAAATCAAAAAATTTCAAGTTTGATAAAAGATGGCAGGATAATGAGGAGCTAAG GAAGCAACACAATGTTAACTTGGCAAAACTAGTTGAGGAGCTGAAAGAAAAAGTGAAGGGATTGTATGCGAATGATAATGCTACAACTGAGGAAATCGCAGCAGCGTTGAAAGAACTCTCTGACGCTCTTAAGGCAGAAGAAATGTTCTGGAAGCAGAAGAGTCGAGTGTTTTGGCTAAGAGAAGGGGTCAGGAATACAAAATTCTTTCATGCCTTAACAAAGCAAAGAAGAGCAAGGAATAAAATCACACAGCTTCTAGATGCAAATGGAAATACAGTTGAGGATGAAGAAGAGTTAGTGGCCATTTCTACTAGCTATTTTAGGCAGATTTTTGAATCATCTAACCCGGAGGACATTGAAGAGGCACTAGCTCAAGTTCCTACGACGATAACTGGGGCAATGAATGACAACCTTACAGCTCCGGTCTCTGAATGGGAGGTCAAATTAGCACTGTTTGCTATGCATCCAGAAAAGGCCCCAGGACCAGATGTGATGACTGCGCTTTTTTATCAGAAATTATGGGATATTGTAAAGGAGGATTTAACTCTTATGGTTAATAAATTCCTTTTTGAGGGGACGATGGCGAACAGACTAAATGATACGAATATTTGTCTCATCCCGAAGACAACTAAGCCTACTAAAATGGCTCAATTTAGGCCCATTAGCTTGTGTAACGTCAGCTACAAGATAATCTCTAAGCTCTTATGCCAGAGATTGAAGAAAGTGTTACCAGGCTTGATATCGGAAACCCAGTCAGCTTTTGTTGCTGGAAGACAGATTTCAGACAACAATATGATTGCTCAAGAGATGTTCCTAGCTCTCAGAACAAAACCAAGTGGACGCAGTAAGAGGATGGCCATTAAGACGGACATGAGCAAAGCATATGACAGAATGGAATGGTCGTTTATTGAAGCTGCCATGCGCAAAATGGGTTTTTCAGAAACATGGATCATCTGGATAATGCGGTGTATTACATCGGTGAAATACAAG GTGGAGCCCCGTGAATGTGACGAAGTAATGAAAATAGTCAGAAAATATGGTAAAGCATCAGGTCAATGTATCAACTTCGATAAATCGTCCTTACATTTTGGTAAGCGGGTTAATGCAACTACTAGACATGAGATAAAAGATGCACTTGGAATACAAAACGAAGGAGGAATGGGAAGTTACTTAGGTATACCAGAAGACATAAGTGGCTCAAAGTGCAAACTGTTTGCTTTTCTCAGAGATAAGTTGATGCATCGAGTGAATGGATGGACAGGCAGATGGCTCTCAAAAGGAGGGAAGGAAGTGTTGATCAAATCTATTCTGCTAGCCCTTCCAACCTATGTTATGTCTACTTTCCTGCTCCCTTTGGAGATATGTGAAAACTTAGCAAGTGCAATTGCTCAATTCTGGTGGAGTTCAAATCCCCCAAAAAGAGGAATACACTGGGCAAAATGGGAAAAGGTATGTTTACCAAGGGAAGAGGGTGGTATTGGTTTCCGTATGATCCATGAGTTCAATCTGGCATTATTGGGAAAACAGCTATGGAGGCTGGTTCAATTCCCTGACTCCCTGGTTGCACGAGTATTGAGGGGAAGGTACTATAGATTGAGTTCGTCACTAAGAGTACACTCTGCTAGTAGCACTTCGGCTGCAAGAAAGTTGTTATTACTGGGAATCAGACAGAAGATACATTCTGGCTATGAAGTCAGAGTGTGGGAGGACCCATGGATTCCAACGACTCCGGCGAGACCAGCTATTCCTCTAAAGCCGGTTATGCACCCCAACATGAGAGTCAATGATCTCATTAACCAGGAGTCGAGGGATTGGGATGTTAGTCTTTTGGAGAACTATGTCAATCGTGCTGACATACCACTCATAAGGAGTTTGGCCATAAGCTCGACTCATCGTCGTGATACATTCTGCTAG
- the LOC106298923 gene encoding uncharacterized protein LOC106298923 has product MKPRRLSSVAFDSEMIKLTNVRSSEVGQGGGDGPKDNMHGVSSLSSASANLGNNNAKETPRLTDSALGNLPEVDGFISQNPKLKLSMLLRRYLRCSGVVFCLLPSAGFGFLAHRKLSGRGSPFGC; this is encoded by the exons ATGAAACCGAGGAGGCTGTCTTCCGTAGCTTTTGATTCTGAGATGATCAAGCTGACTAACGTCCGCTCATCCGAAGTTGGGCAG GGAGGAGGTGATGGGCCCAAAGACAATATGCATGGAGTCAGCTCACTTTCCTCAGCTTCTGCAAATCTAGGTAACAACAATGCGAAGGAGACACCGAGACTTACAGACTCTGCACTGGGGAACCTCCCTGAAGTGGATGGCTTCATATCCCAGAATCCAAAGCTCAAATTGAGCATGCTGCTAAGAAG GTATCTAAGATGTTCTGGTGTGGTCTTCTGTCTGCTTCC TTCAGCTGGGTTTGGTTTCCTCGCACACAGAAAATTGTCCGGACGAGGTTCCCCTTTTGGATGTTAA